From the genome of Chelmon rostratus isolate fCheRos1 chromosome 1, fCheRos1.pri, whole genome shotgun sequence, one region includes:
- the si:ch211-260e23.9 gene encoding si:ch211-260e23.9 — protein MIGKILSQLLGNAGEDFEADNDTYEELMEFEEGGWIIVNLPESELLSAPVVDPLENLLIEHPSMSVYQMRCRMGGAEEEELGSEEDEEDTTRPVAVRRHISWRLAAWGIPLPCNIHLLAVQRARAQAERKKLSRSALHRQNLAKARFSPVDKRYGHFKQPCQRLYNY, from the exons ATGATCGGAAAGATTCTCTCTCAACTGCTTGGGAACGCTGGCGAGGATTTTGAGGCAGACAACGACACTTATGAGGAGCTGATGGAGTTcgaggagggaggatggatcATTGTTAATCTCCCAG AGAGCGAGCTGCTATCGGCCCCTGTGGTGGATCCCCTCGAGAACCTCCTGATTGAGCACCCCAGCATGTCTGTCTACCAGATGAGATGCAGGATgggtggagcagaggaggaggagttgggctctgaggaagacgaagaggaCACCACCAG gCCCGTGGCAGTGAGGCGGCACATATCCTGGCGTCTGGCTGCCTGGGGAATTCCTCTACCCTGCAACATCCATCTGCTGGCTGTCCAGAGGGCCAGGGCCCAGGCCGAGCGCAAGAAGCTGAGCCGCAGCGCCCTCCACAGGCAGAACCTGGCTAAGGCACGATTCTCCCCGGTAGACAAACGCTACGGCCACTTCAAGCAGCCCTGCCAGCGCCTGTACAACTACTAA